The Vibrio bathopelagicus genomic sequence ACCTTAGACAAGCATCGTGAACCGGGATGGGGCGCGAGGTTTGTCTTTGGTTAAATATAATAATCCTCATCCCAAATGAGCATGTCGTGAGCGTTTTAGCAATTTCAATTACAACTGTCGCCTTAGCCGAGATCGGTGATAAGACTCAGTTGCTATCCCTTTTATTAGCCAGTCGATATCGAAAACCGATACCTATCATCGCGGCTATTTTCTTTGCCACCATTGCCAATCATGCCCTTGCTGCATGGCTAGGTGTTGTGGTCGCCGATTATCTTTCACCTGAAGTATTAAAGTGGGTGTTGGTGGTCAGTTTCATTGCGATGGCAGGCTGGATTCTGATTCCTGATAAATTAGACGATGATGAGCAGATCTCGAACCGAGGGCCGTTTGTCGCCAGTTTCATCGCTTTCTTCATTGCTGAGATTGGTGATAAGACCCAGATTGCGACCTCCATTCTAGGGGCTCAATATTCGGATGCATTAACGTGGGTAATTCTCGGCACTACCATTGGTATGTTGCTGGCGAATGTGCCCGTGGTGATCATTGGTAAGCTGTCTGCTGATAAGATGCCTCTTGATCTGATTCGCAAGATCACGGCCTTGTTATTCGTGGGTTTGGCTATTGCAGCGGCGTTCTATTAAGCGGTGGTATTGAGTCTTATTATACTCAATCAGTAGAGTAATGTGTTGTAGGTCATACTCTTACAGTATTGCGGGGTTTATCGAGCAAATGGACATATAACTGTCATACTTGTCATGATATTTTAATCTTGTGAGTTAAGAACACGAGGGCATGATTATGTTGACGCGTTATATGGGTATTACTCCACAGAGCCAAAGTTATCTATTTACCTTTGGTCTTGCACTTACACTATTAGGCATGGTGTTGACGGACATGTGGCTACCAATGGTGGCTGGTTCGATGATCATGACTGGGCTTGCAGTAGAAGCTTGGATTCGGGTCGCGCATATTATTCCGATGCGTAAAGATCTGCGAGAAATTCAGCATCAGCTTGAGCATCTGCAAAACAAATCTAGAAACGAATAAACAAAAAGCCGCTCGTACTCTGAGTTCTGTTGAAGAACATAAGGTACGAGCGGCTTTTTTGATGCTGATATTTAGGTGAGGCTTATGCCTCCAACCCTTTTCTTATCAAATATTGGTAAGGCAAAGCTTCAGTCGCTTGGCCGACTAACTGATGATCCATAAAACGACAAAAGCTCGGAATATCACGAGTTGTCGAAGGGTCGTCAGCTTTTACCAGTAACACATCGCCATCCTGCATGTTTCTAATTGTCTTCCTGACCATCATTACTGGCTCTGGGCAACGCAGGCCTTCAGCTTCTAAAGTGTGGGTTGCCAGTTCAGGTTTGAATGTCATGGTTTGTATCTCTATATCTATCTAACGAGTGAATAATACGTCTGCAGAAAAAATATGCAATAAGTGCTTGGCAAACAGAATCATTTCCTATAACTTAGTTAACAAGTTGATAACAACTTGTAACAAAGGCAACTAGCTAAGGAGTGGCGATGTTGACAGGATTAGATAGATTAACAATTTATTCAGTTCTCTGTTTTATTTCTTTTTGTGCGTTAGTACTACGCTCATCGACAGAGACCTCTCTAATGCCAATCTTTGGCATAGTAGCAACGATTATTGGTATTTGGGTAGAGATGCGCCGTTGGCAAGGCATAGCCGAGGAGCAAGAGCATTAACCCGGATACAACAAGCAAATTCCGATACGACAACATTCCGACACTATCCCCAGATTTTCTTGGGCTTCCCCGCGTAATTGCGGGATTTTTTTTATCTAAAGCATGCTATAAACAACTTAGTGACCAATGGTAATTGTATACAGCTAGGTAAGTGGCGTGGAATTAGAAGACATCTATCGTAGAGACCTGAATTTACTGGTCGCCTTAAAGGTATTGATTGAAGAGGGCAGTGTTAGCCAAGCCGCACTTCGTCTTAACCTAAGCCAATCGGCTACTAGCAGAGTATTAGGTCGCCTAAGAGAACTACTCAACGATCCCCTGTTTACACGCCAAGGTCAGCACCTTATTCCCACCAAGAAAGCACTCGAGATCAGCCAGCGTATTGATCAACCTTTAGAATCATTCCGCCAACTTCTTAGCCCTAGCGATTTTGACCCTTACTACTGCAGTGAGCGCTTCCTGATAGCAACCACCGACTACGCGATGCAAACCATCTTGCCTTATGCGTTACCTAAGATTTATGAACAAGCACCTAATATCTCTTTAGAGTTTGCACCACTGCAGCATGAGCATTTGTTTAAGCAACTCAGCACCGAACGTGTCGATATGGCGATTTGTCGCCCGAGTGGCAGCATCGCACCACTTCATCAAGAAGTCTTGGGGCCAGTTGGCGTGTCGTGCTTGTTATCTAAAAATCATCCCTTGGCTGAGCGACCGCTTAGCCTTGAGGATTATGTTTCTCTACCCCATGCGATGATTGCGATCAGTGATGGTGTTAAGGCTTTACTCGATAACGCTTTAGCCAATCAACAACCACGAAAAATGGTGCTGCGTGCTTATCACCTTGAAGCTGCATTAGCGATTGTCGATAGAATGCCATTAGTGATTACTGTACCTGCTGATTTGGCTTATTTGGTGGCAGAGCGTTATGACTTAGTCGTCAAGCCGTTACCATTTGAGTTTATGCCGTTTGATTACTCACTGATCTGGCACTCGCGTTGCGACTCTTCTGCATCACAGCAATGGTTAAGAAGAGTGGTAAAAGAAGAGTGTGGTGAGCTGATTCAGAAGCGTATTGCGGATGTCGGCTTGGGTTAACTTGAGGTCTAGCTTTGGTTTACTCGATCCAAATGACAAAAACGCAAAAGGGCTGATTACTATCAGCCCTTTGTTATTCTGGGTTACGGAAGTTTAATTCACAATTACAGTTTAATAACTACGCGACCAGTGATTTGACCGTTAGTGATGTCTTCTGCGGCTTGAATTGCACCATCTAAAGACACTTCTTTGGTTGCTTGAGCGTAGAAAGATTCTGGTAATAGTTCAGCCAGCTGTTCCCACGCTTTAATACGTTTCTCACGAGGACACATTACCGAGTCCACACCTTGTAGGCGAACGTTACGCAAAATGAATGGCATTACCGTTGTTGGTAAGTCAAAACCGCCAGCTAGGCCACACATCGCAACCGCACCGTTGTAATCAATTTGCGCCAATACTTTTGCAAGTACTTTGCTACCTACAGTATCGATAGCACCAGCCCATAGTTGTTTTTCTAGTGGTTTAGCTGGTTCTTCGAGTTCAGCACGTTCAACAATGCGTGTCGCGCCTAGTGATTTTAGAAGTTCGCCATTTTCTGAAGCTCGGCCAGTAACCGCTGCCACTTTATAGCCCAGTTGGTTTAGTAGCGTAATAGACACGCTGCCTACGCCGCCACTTGCACCGGTGACTAGAATTTCACCGTCTTCTGGTTTGATACCTGCATCTACGATAGCTTGCACACAAAGCATAGCGGTGAAGCCAGCTGTACCAATCGCCATGACTTTCTTAGCGTCTAAGCCTGCAGGCATTGGCACTAACCAGTCACCGTTTAGGCTTGCTTTCTCAGCCATGCCGCCCCAGTGACCCTCACCAACACCCCAACCAGTCAGAACAACTTCGTCGCCCGCTTTGTAGCGAGGGTCATCAGATTGTGAAACCACACCAGAAAGGTCGATACCAGGAACCATAGGGAAGTTGCGAACAATGCGCCCTTTACCTGTTATCGCCAAACCATCTTTGTAGTTTAAAGAAGAGTAGCTCACATCAACCTTCACGTTACCTTCTGGTAATTGAGACTCTTCAATTTGAGAAACTGATGCGATAGTTTTTTTGTCTTCTTGGTTTAGTACAAGTGCTTTAAACATGATCTGCTCCGTAGGAGGAATATTAGGAAATTGAAGTAACTTTAGTTGAATCGTTGGAGAAAAAATAATGAAACATCAACATTGAATCTATGCGTTTTGTGCATAGATGTAGGTGGTGCTTTTTCTACCGCTAAGTGCGCCGAATAAATTGATGCATTATTGGATGCCGAGTAATAAAAAGTGCAGCTATATAAATATAGCTGCACAAAAGATTACCCTTCAAGTATTACAGTCAGTGAGCGCTATGGGCGTTCAAATACCGTTGCAATACCTTGGCCTAAACCAATACACATGGTCGCTAAGCCGTATTTCACGTCTTGTGCTTCCATCAGGTTGATTAGGGTTGTCGAGATACGAGAGCCAGAACACCCCAATGGGTGACCGAGTGCAATCGCACCACCGTTAAGGTTAACTTTCTCGTCAACTACATCCAATAGACCTAGATCTTTAGCACATGGAAGAGATTGAGCAGCGAACGCTTCGTTGAGTTCAATAACGCCCATATCTTCAATGTTCAGACCTGCACGTTTTAACGCTTTTTGAGTCGCCGGTACTGGACCGTAACCCATGATTGAAGGGTCGCAGCCTGCGATAGCCATAGACTTTACGCGAGCGCGGATCTTAAGGCCAAGCGCGTTGGCTTTATCTTCACTCATGATAAGCATTGCCGATGCACCATCAGACAATGCTGATGAAGTACCTGCCGTTACCGTTCCGTTTGCTGGGTCGAATACAGGACGCAGCTGAGATAGACCTTCAACCGTTGTTTCTGGGCGAATGACTTCATCGTAATCCAGAGTAAACAGTGAACCGTCTGCCGCGTGAGCTTCTGTTGGTAGAATTTCGTTTTTGAAACGACCTTCTACCGTTGCTGCTTGTGCTCTAGCGTGTGAGCGTGCAGCGAAGGCATCTTGATCTTCACGGCTAATACCGTGCATTTTACCAAGCATCTCAGCCGTTAGGCCCATCATTCCTGCAGCTTTTGCTACGTGCTTAGACATGCCTGGGTGGAAATCGACACCGTGGTTCATAGGAACATGACCCATGTGTTCGACACCACCGATTAGGCAGATTTCCGCATCTCCAACCATGATTGAACGAGCAGCATCATGCAAAGCTTGCATAGATGAACCACACAGTCGGTTCACCGTTACCGCACCAATTTCAATCGGTAGACCAGCAAGCAAAGCGGCGTTACGAGCCACGTTGAAGCCTTGCTCTAGCGTTTGTTGTACACAACCCCAGTAAATGTCTTCAATTTCGACAGGGTTTACTTCTGGATTGCGCTCTAAAATGCCTTTCATCAAATGTGCCGATAGATCTTCAGCACGAGTGTGACGGAAA encodes the following:
- a CDS encoding LysR family transcriptional regulator; this translates as MELEDIYRRDLNLLVALKVLIEEGSVSQAALRLNLSQSATSRVLGRLRELLNDPLFTRQGQHLIPTKKALEISQRIDQPLESFRQLLSPSDFDPYYCSERFLIATTDYAMQTILPYALPKIYEQAPNISLEFAPLQHEHLFKQLSTERVDMAICRPSGSIAPLHQEVLGPVGVSCLLSKNHPLAERPLSLEDYVSLPHAMIAISDGVKALLDNALANQQPRKMVLRAYHLEAALAIVDRMPLVITVPADLAYLVAERYDLVVKPLPFEFMPFDYSLIWHSRCDSSASQQWLRRVVKEECGELIQKRIADVGLG
- the tusA gene encoding sulfurtransferase TusA translates to MTFKPELATHTLEAEGLRCPEPVMMVRKTIRNMQDGDVLLVKADDPSTTRDIPSFCRFMDHQLVGQATEALPYQYLIRKGLEA
- the acuI gene encoding acrylyl-CoA reductase (NADPH); the protein is MFKALVLNQEDKKTIASVSQIEESQLPEGNVKVDVSYSSLNYKDGLAITGKGRIVRNFPMVPGIDLSGVVSQSDDPRYKAGDEVVLTGWGVGEGHWGGMAEKASLNGDWLVPMPAGLDAKKVMAIGTAGFTAMLCVQAIVDAGIKPEDGEILVTGASGGVGSVSITLLNQLGYKVAAVTGRASENGELLKSLGATRIVERAELEEPAKPLEKQLWAGAIDTVGSKVLAKVLAQIDYNGAVAMCGLAGGFDLPTTVMPFILRNVRLQGVDSVMCPREKRIKAWEQLAELLPESFYAQATKEVSLDGAIQAAEDITNGQITGRVVIKL
- a CDS encoding TMEM165/GDT1 family protein, yielding MSVLAISITTVALAEIGDKTQLLSLLLASRYRKPIPIIAAIFFATIANHALAAWLGVVVADYLSPEVLKWVLVVSFIAMAGWILIPDKLDDDEQISNRGPFVASFIAFFIAEIGDKTQIATSILGAQYSDALTWVILGTTIGMLLANVPVVIIGKLSADKMPLDLIRKITALLFVGLAIAAAFY
- the fadA gene encoding acetyl-CoA C-acyltransferase FadA: MNNVVVVDCLRTPMGRSKGGAFRHTRAEDLSAHLMKGILERNPEVNPVEIEDIYWGCVQQTLEQGFNVARNAALLAGLPIEIGAVTVNRLCGSSMQALHDAARSIMVGDAEICLIGGVEHMGHVPMNHGVDFHPGMSKHVAKAAGMMGLTAEMLGKMHGISREDQDAFAARSHARAQAATVEGRFKNEILPTEAHAADGSLFTLDYDEVIRPETTVEGLSQLRPVFDPANGTVTAGTSSALSDGASAMLIMSEDKANALGLKIRARVKSMAIAGCDPSIMGYGPVPATQKALKRAGLNIEDMGVIELNEAFAAQSLPCAKDLGLLDVVDEKVNLNGGAIALGHPLGCSGSRISTTLINLMEAQDVKYGLATMCIGLGQGIATVFERP